The DNA window GCAATGAAGAACACAAAGGCTTGGGCAAGAACCTCCTCCATGGTTAATCCCTTGACCACATCGCCATTTTCGAGTGTCAGTtccttttgatttttcatttcaataagCATGTCCATGAAGTCATTGCGCTTGATGTGCTCCTTTTCTCGCACCGCCACAGTTTCGGTGACAATTCGGCGATAGAATTGCTGAATATGCGGTGCAGTTCGAACCATACCCAATTTCCTGGCCAAGTTGGGATAGCTGCGCATGAAGCCGTTCAATAGAGTACCATGTCTCTTGTCCACCAATGCCCTCTTTCCAAAGTACAGAAACTCGGCCTTTTCATCTCGCAGACTGTTGCACTTGATGCCAAAGGCGCAGGTTCCGATCACATCCACCGTAAACCTGGCCAACAGGTCACGTATCTCCAGAACTGGGCTTTTTGGCACTTTCTCGTGCATCACGGCCATAAATTCATTGGCCACGGACACTACGGTCGGATACATTAACTTCATTTTACCGGATGTGAAGGTCGAGGATAGTTTGTTCCTTAGCAAACGCCACTGGGCACCGTCCAGATTGAAGAGATGCGCAGAAATGGGATCATCTTTTTCGTTGTAGAATATACCCTTGTTCGAGAAATTCGAGAAGTCTTTAATAAGTATTTGCTTGGCCAGGTCAAGATCTATCACAAATGCCGTGGGATtctggaaaaagaaaaatccgACAAATGGTGCCTTGCTTTCCCTGAATTTGTTGTAGTGATCTTGGAGTATCTCGTGGAAGTTTTTCGTCCTTTGCAGTTCCTGCATGTTTCCCCTGACGAGATGCGGGGCCACAAAGGGAATCCCTCGACGCTTAAAATACGTTAGTTTGCGGTGGAGATAGTAGGTGAAGGTCGCCAGTAGGGCGATCGCCACTTGGAAGAGGATGTAAGTCAACGCCATACTAGGGCGGCTGCTATTCGAATACGACTGGTTCGGGAAACGCTAGACAAACTGCTTTTAAATGCTGAAACTTACTTACTTTGCATGACAATGCATTCTCAGTCTCCAGAAAGGGAGAGTTAATCAggttttgtttacttttttgcCAACCACTGTGAGATGGTAACTAACGTACGGTATGATCAGCCTGAAAAGATTAGGAGACAAACCAACGTAGACATCGTGATCATTGTTTTGTAAACAAACTAAGCAAAAAAGTGTTTGTTTAGTTTGGCAGtaattttttcttatataCTGGTCAAAAATCGAGAGTTAGTGCTCTACAGTGACGCACTGTGACTTATCACAAGGTCTGGGGTTTAGGGTATCCCCTTATCAGTAAACATTTGCAAGTCTGCTTACTCACGGTTACTTTCTGCGATCTTTATATTCACGACAATTGCATACGTATATGGGTTAAGCCAAACAGTTCCAAGaactacttttacttttcatttgatttcccATTGATAACGATACTAACCTAGCACAACAaaatatctacatatatgtCTTTTTATAAACTTTGTTTCATACAAAATATGATTAAATCCTAAAGCTACTTAGGAATTTTTGCAGATGACCATACTAAATGtcattaaataaatgccatTAAATACTTGACCTAAAACAAAATGGCATCCTATGAGTGTAACAAACTACCTTAGGCAGTTTCTACTGTATTTCCACAAGCCCTCGATAATTAATCTCTGCCCCCTTGAGTCACAAATCCAGTGGCTTTTTCGTTAGTTGGGGTCCGTGTTCTACCGACAGCATGATATGGTATTATATGATATGGGTATTACTATTGCTGATATTTGACGGATCTGGCAACGATATCATTTACCTTTTCCGTCATATTTGTTTGACATTTGATTAGATTTCAAGTGCGGATggaagcaacaacaacaagtaaTTGAAACAGGCAgcttttcgatttgtttttttatttattttggctcTATTCCAGCTTTGTGGTTGAGCTTTTCTTTTgtacatttgtttttcttttttccacgccATTTAAAGGGTAATTGGGCGTAAAATGTATcaatgaaaaatacatttacaaatgAGAAATAAATCTATTTTGCATATTATCAGCAAACAGCTTACTGTTGGACAAAAGGTAACAGTGGACATCATATGTTCATACAAAATTCCCCAAAATTATACAGCCCCAACAAAAGGGTGTACTAAAAAATTCGGTTAAAATTGATAACAAACGAAAATGAACCCAAAGCGTATAGATAAGGGTATTGGACCAGCCAAAGTGACTGCGGTAATATCCTACAAAGTGCAAACTTAGTTGGTAATTAAGTACAGGTAACTTACAGTTGGTAAATAAAAGAAAgtaatcaatttatttatgttgcaTTTGATGCATCTGTGatcagtttcagttttcaacGATTGTAGCATTGCGATCCACTCTTTTGTTTATTCAGATATCCAAAGTCGCATGAACGTTGCTGCCACCAACATTGAACATAAAGTAACAATAATCGTGTGTCCGTCTGGCCTCAGTGAGACGCCCACCTGCTTCGGCGTAGCTTCAGTGTAGCGCACTCGAAAAGCGgcaaagaaacaaattaaaagctCGCACCTGGAGTGGGGAGCGAGTATCGTAAATAGTTACTTTTCTCCGCAGCACTCTCAGTCGGATCGTGCGCCTCGCTAATGAACGTTACCCCATCGAGAACGTGAGTCGAGAACGAAAGTCGAGAGTCGAGAACGCTCCAGGGCTCCTGAGCGATGCATTAGATCATAGTTGGTGACTCTAGCCGACGTCCGAGAGCGGGATCGCGATACAGCCGGCAGTGAGAGTGAGTGGGTGGCAAGATAGTGGGGCGGGCAGGAAGTGAAACGAATAGTAACCCCCCTCCCTATCCAACCAAACCCCACCAAACCCCCaccaaacagaaaaacaaatcaGTGGTTCCGATTCGCAGACGTGTTGTGTGTGCATGTGATTCAGAGCAAACAAAGCGTACGAAATGCAAAACATGTGGATCATTTTCCTGATCATCGGATTGCTGGTGCTCGGGCTGCTGGTTCTGCTAATTATAGCGGCGCGGTATCAGCGAGATTATTGGCGCTATCTGGACATTCCACACGAGAGACCCAAAAAGCTATGGCCTATCATTAGGCAAATAATGACACAGACATTGAGTACGGAGGCCATGAAGGCGGACCATTACTCGGCCATATACAAGAAGTTCAAGGGAAGCGGTCCCTTCTGCGGATTCTACGCTCTGCTGCAGCCACGAGCATTGATCCTCGATCGTGAGCTGATCAGGCAGATAATGATCAAGGACTTCTGGAACTTCAATGATCGCGGATTGTACTGCAATCAGAAGTCGGATCCCTTGTCGGGGGATCTGTATGCTTTGCGGGGTCAGAGCTGGAAGGAGATGCGCCAGAAACTGGACCCCAGTCTCGAAGGCGATCGCATGTCCTTGCTGTACGACTGCCTCTTCGAGGAGGCGGAACAGCTCCTCCTAACCGTCAGCAGCACCCTGATGAGTCAGCCCCATTCCGCCGTCCACATACAGAAGATCATGCGGCGCTATGTGCTCTCTTCCCTGGCCAAATGCGTTTTTGGCTTGAATGCCGAACAGAGGAAAACGTTTCCGCTGGAGGACTTTGAGCAGATGACCGAGCTGGCCTTGAATAGCCACAAACATGGCTACCTAATGAACCTGATGATGATACGGTTCCCCAACTTTTGTCGAATGCTGCGCATGCGTCGTACGCCCAAACAGGCGCAGGAGTATTTTATCAAACTCCTCACGAGCATTGTGGAGCAGCGAGAGACGTCCGGAAAGCGCCAGAAGGACTACTTACAGCAGTTGATCGATGTGAAGGCATTGGAGTTCATCACCCATCAGTATGAATCGGATAAGGAACTGGCAGCCCATCTGCAGAATGAGTTGGCCGCCCATGCAGTTGTCTTTCTGAAGGCGGGCTACGAGCAGACGGCCAACACTCTATCCTATGTACTCTATGAACTCGCATTGCGTCCAGAGTTGCAAGTCCGCGTGAGGGAGGAGGTCAAGAAGGCCATCGAGCGGCATGAGGGTCACATAACCCACGAGGGCATCAAGTCGCTGGCCTTCATGGGTCAGGTGATCAACGAAACACTGCGAATGCATCCCATAACACCATACATCCTGCGACGCACCTTGAACGACTATGTGGTTCCGGACCATCCCAAGTACATGCTGGTCAAGGAGCTGTTCCTCATCATTCCCACGCATGCCATCCATCACGATCCGGACATCTACCCGGATCCGGAAGAGTTCAAGCCGGAACGCTGGAGCGGACCACGGGAttcgctgcagcagcagggcACCTGGTTTGGATTCGGCGTGGGTGCACGCAGCTGCATTGGAATACAATTCGCACAGCTGCAACTGCGATTGGCCTTGGCTCTTCTCCTTTCCGAGTACGAGTTCTCCTTGAATACCAGGAAGCCACTGATCAACCTGGAGGATGGTATAGCACTAACGCTGATGCCATTGGGAGTTATAGAACCCGGAAACGAGGAGAGGGCGGTCTAAGTTCGTAGCTTGAGAGTGCAAGATCACTGACATTAGCTTTATCTCAGGGATAGAAAAAATAGGTTcgcattaaatatataaatctaaaATGTAAACCTTCTAGATTTTATGTGGCATCTTTGGaaatcttttaatttaattttgatgttTCCGCCTTATGCTTTATATGGAAAAAGTAATTAAAGCAACTCACTGTGTGCAAAAAAGTCGAAACAAAGAGATTTAGCTTATGTCAGTGTCTAAATCTCAATCTTTTGCCTAATGACGAAGAATTTACTCTATGAACAAAGTCTAGAAAGCAATATAAAACTCAGCATAGTAACTAACCAAAACAATATTAAACTGAAGGTCATGAGGCCCAATGGCACAGTCAGCATAGAATAGTTAATCTTAAACACTGGcttttatttaagaatttatttatttgagaaaacattttcttttaaattagCTTGTTTAATGCTTGTTTCTATTAAATACACCCGGTTCTCCTAAAGATGAACCCTTTGATTTGTTAAAACATTTGTCAATTTGATTCACGGTTTGTTATTTGTTGGGTTAGTATATATCGTTTTTTGCATTGTCGGTTGCTTGATATGGTTGATTGGTTTGTCGGCTACTTCAAGATCGGTAGCTCAGGCCTGTGCAGTACTTAATTGCATTAGTTGATCGATTTGTGTCTCAGATTTGTTACGCAGAGCTTGCTGCTTTCGTCGTTGAATCAAGATCGAATTAGAGTTACACTACAAATTAGCAATAAAATTagatttacaaataaataaaacgtacGACAAACGAATTTTAgttatacaatatacatatgaaAGTGTAAGCTGCCCTTGTGCCTTTCCTCAGTATCTCGCTATGGAATGTATTCTGAGCAGCTCTACGAAATGCTAATTAAAATCTTAATCACTAGCTGTTTGTTCGTCGATTTGGCCGCTAATACGAAATGGCTTTACTGCGATGGCTGGCGCTTGTGGCGCGGTGGCGAAATCAGGGAGCTCCTTGTGGCATCTCCGCGGTTTGGCAGCTTGCTCCGCAGCATCTGCTCGTGGACGTAGATGAGCAGTCCCACGTCCCGGTGGCCAGCCTGCCAGGCGATCTTGAAGGCCGTGCTGCCATCCTGGGCgagaaaaaaatcattaaaaccCTCgtctatgtatatatacactaAGAGGAGTTTTCAGGCACACTCACCACATCGGTGACCAGTGAATCGCACTCCGGATGCGACAGAAGGTGCTTGATCACATCCACGCGTCCGTGCTCGGCGGCGCACATCAGAGCCGTGCTGCCGTCCTCGTCCTGGATATTGATATCCGCCCCGGCGTCCAGGAGCATATTGACCATGTCCCCATTACCATGCGACACAGCGAGCATCAAAGCGGTCTGGCAGTGCTGTGGATTGGTGGATGGAGACAGGATGGGAGCGGTTAGTAGGGGAGTAGTTGGGGGTCAGCTCAAACTGGGCTCGGGATCAGTGGGCGTTGGGGCCCCTTACCTACCTTCTTGGCCCGTATGTTGACATCGGCCATCTTGAACAGTCGCTCGACGACTGTTCGATGGGCTGGCTGCTTCAGCTTGGCCAACGATACGAGCATCACCGACGTGTATCCGGCGTTATTCATTTGGTTTACATCGCAAACCTTAGAATCCAGCAGTATGGATACCACATCGAAGTTGCCGTGCGAGACTGCATAGTGCATGGCTGTGTTGCCCTGAAATGAGATTTATCTTTAGTAACCACTCACACAATTACTTAAAAGGTGATTGAAGCTCACATTACTGTCGGATAGATTGACACAATACTCCAGCAGTGGGATCGACAGCGATTCAAAGTAATCCAGATAATCCTCCACCTGATGGGGATCGGATTTGCCAGTGCTGGAGTTATTGAACCAGTGATCCTGGATGGTCGTCTTGGCCGACTTGAGGCTCTGCGAGGATATGGGCTTGGCGCCCAACTTCTTCAGCAGCGAGTCGTTTATGATCTTGAGGGCGTCTTTGAGGCTCTTGGACAACTCGGTTCTAAAGGAGATAATTACCATTCAAATTATTGATActgattttttaaatttccttaaataaataagttaatcCCAGCCTTTGAGCATTCCACTTTAtattagaaaaaaatataaatatgtatttccaTTAACTTACTTTTTTCGGGGCTCCGATTCCGCCTGGGCCAACTGGTGGAGCTGGGCTTTGGTGGCCGGCTGCTCGATCACGGTCACCTGGGAGCCCTCGCTCTGACTAGATTTGAGTGGAGTGCTGGACTTCTTGCGTGCTCCCTGGGCAATCTGAACGTCGATGGGCGGACTGGAATCACTGGAGGAGCTCATCACAGGCTCCTGTTCCGGTGAATCGGACTTGGTAGTGCCCGAGGAGGTCATCAGCGGGGCTGGAGAGGCGTCGCGCGACCAACTGATGCTAACCCGCTTCTCCTCCCGGACTATCAACTCATCCTCGCCCAATAGACTCAGATCCAACGAATCCTTCTGCGGTTGACGGATGAAGCTTTGGGACTCGGGCAGTGGCTCCGATGCCTGGAAACTGGACACAGTCGGTGGCTTCTCCTGCAGGGAGCTGAAGGGGAATAACCTTGATAAGTACGGCAGTTTGGTGGTGTCGGAAAGACAAATCCTAAACCCACGTTACAAGCAGAGCCGAGCATCCGCTGACCAGCAGCGGATAGCACGTGAAACTGCTCAGGCTGGAGAACATTGGCAGCACCATgcgaaaaaccaaaatccaaacataaagcaaaaataaacGGCTCAGCAATTGGGCGAAAGCAAACACCAAAACTCAACTGAAGGTCAAGCCATTTCGATTTCGGGCTCTGACTTTTGTGACCCCAATGCGCAAGAGCTAACATCTGGTTGGGGTCTTGGCTAAAAGCTCAGGGTGAAACTTGGCTAGCACAGTGGGTCAAAGTTAAAGTAACAACTCTTTTATAAAATTTGAcaagttattattattattaattaagcATGTcgttgtaaataaattaaatgtgcgaagaaaaccaataaaataaattataaggattttaaaaataattcattcaAAGGTACTTCATGCTTATCAAGATCAGgatattatataaaaaagtgGGAGACTCACCTCAATCGCGCCTTTCTTTCCACTTGTGGACTGGGCGTTGGCGAGGGCGTGGCCAGCGTGTAGGTGTTCTGCCGCATGAACTCTTTGCGCACCGGACTGGGACTGGTGAGGTGCTTGGGTCGCGGAATTCGCGAGTCCGCCGACGTGGAACGTCGCGATGCTCCTCCCGTCCTGGTGGCCGTGGGACTGGTCTTCGAGAAACCCCTGGCCAGATCCTGGATGGCCTCCTTGCAGGAATCACAGTAGTTGGCTGCACAGGCAATGGAGATGTGCGGCTTGACAATGTCGCCACAGCCCACGTCCCTCTTGCGCACCTCCTCCGTGTTGCAGGCGGAGTGGCTTGTTCGAACTTTAGCCGCCTCCGGTTCCTCCACCTTATCCGTATTGCTGGCTGTGTGGCGGGTtgatgggcgtggcaccgaCTCCGACACCTGTTCCGCCTTCGTCTGACTCCGAGTCAGTCGCTGCAGTCCCTTGGTATCAGTCTGTCGGGATACCTGCTCCGTTGCACACTGGACGCCGgagtgctgttgctgcggatTTATCTGGGCCCCAGTGGAACGAACTGCAGCCGTGGTGGTTTGACTTCCAGAACTGAGAACCAGGGTAACTGGCGTCTGGCACCCAATTGTCTTACGCACCACGGATACGCTCTCATTCTCGCCCAAACTGAAAGTATTGCTGCGTCCGGGCATTTGAGGAGCGGGTTTCAACTTCTCCGCCGGAGTTTCCGGACCGCAGGCCACGCTTCTCTTGCTGACGGCACACTTTTCGCACAGTACATCATCCAGGCGATCATCAGAGCTGCCCACATGACGCACATCCGGCTTGCAACTGGTAAAGTTCTCCCTGGTAGCAGGTTTCGCGGTGACGCCCACATTGTACTTGAGTTTGGGTCGTTCCGGTGTGGTCTGCACTCCACTGTCCTTTTGGTCCCTCTGGGGCACATACATCTGGGTGCCCACAGAGATGAGCTTCCTCAGCTGTTGCTTATGTGCATTGGTCAGTGCCTGCTCCACTTTCTTGTCCAGCTCCTCCTTGGAGTAGACGGTTTCCGACGGCTGAACTCCGACATTTCGCGTGGTGGGCTGGTTGCCAACGGACACATCTCGTGTGGCTGGTGGTCGCACCACCGCCTGGGTGGACACATCCCTGCGGACAACGCTTGGAGATGGCGATGCCGAGTTGGAACTGCTGCGCATGCGTGCTCCTAGGCTCTCCAGCGACACTGGACTGATCCTCTGCGGAGTGAACTGCACGGGTGAGGCGGTCTTGAGTCCCGGACTTGGCGGCGATGGCGTCTGCCGTTGACTTCGCATCAACTCCTCGTTCCTGCGCAGCAACTTCTGTTTTTCCGAGCGAAGAGCATTGAGTTCCAGCTAAAAGGCAAAAGggtatttgtttaataatacTAATTTATAATGAAGATAGCAACTTTCTTACCTCCATATCGGGGATGGCTTTCACCTGCTCCTCCAGATCCTTAAGACGCTTCAGGCTCAGGGCCATCTGTTCGCGTATCTGGAATAGAGCTTGTGCATCCGCCGTGGTCTGTCCGGTTTCCGAGATGACTGGCGACTGCAGGGAGCTGGTGCTTGTGGAGCCATTCTCCTGCGGTCGATCCTCCTTGAAGGTGGGTTTTCCCGTGGGCGTAGTGGCCAACAGGTGGTGGCGCCTTgggggcggcggtggtggagtTCCTGGAGACTTTGCGCTCTCTAGCTGCTCCACCGGCGACTTGGCATTGGCCGCCACCGTGGCCTGCACGTAGCTCTCATATTGGACCTCCGCCGGACTTGGCCGCTGTCGCAGGGGAAGGGTGTTGGATCGCAGAAAGGGGCGTGGCGTGCCCGTGGGCGATTGGTTTCCCCCAATGCAGGAATctagaaataattaaatatggCATGGTTAGCTTAAGATTGGCTCTGGTGGAATTTCTCGTTACTTGGTCTTCTACTCTCCCTCCTGAGTACAATCCTAATTTGTAAACTTGCCATGAGCTCTTGCCGCTGGCGACTGGACTATGTAGCCCGATAAATAATTTAGCAAAAAGCTTCTACGTCCAAAGATAAAACGCTTGCTTTTCAGAtctaattttaataattgtgCCAAAGTTCGTATAATGTGCAAGCAACAAGTGTATGTGTAACTAAACATATacttaataaaaacaaaataaaaagcgaaattCACCAAATCCGCCCCTtttgcgtgtgtgcgtgagcgAAAATTCGTCCCAAGATAAGAAGCTCGGGCTATTATTCAAtattagtttttgtttatcgCCCTGGCATACACACGTGTGTATATACTCTTTATTACCTCTTATATACATAATAGGCAAGGTTGTTGGCGTATTTTACTTGACATACTCCACTCATGCAGTCTGGTTTATGAGAGCAAATAGAGAAATTTATGGCCAGCTGAAGCGTCTATTTTAATCCCTAAATTTTTACAATATTCCTCATACGCACTGTGCACCCTGCCAGCAACAATGTGTCACTCATCTTGCCAAGAATATTGTGCTGCTATCTATTTTTCCGCCCACTGTGCTGCTATTACTTAATACTCTGTGCAACGAACTTTTCGGCAATGGCAAACAGAAGGAAAATTTCTTTACACTTTGAGAAATTGGAGAGGGGAACTTAAATGGGTTAGTCCAAACAACTTTCTGTTACAATCTAATGTGTTTCATATCATTTTGGTGATattatgatatgatatgatattaATTTTTCTGAAACTATTATAGTGTGTTAATACTCGTATTTTtcagtgtttgttttttcttagCGGTGCCAAATTGGCTGAGCGTCTTTAGTCAAGGCGAAATGTAGGGGATGTGGCGGGCGGTGGAGGGGGGCTTATGAGGGGCGCGTGACGCTGGGTAGCATTGACCGGGCCATAATTAATCAGTTTTTATGGCCCAACTAATTAGCAAGGAACGAAGTTCAAAACGGTAAAGAGTTCGCCCCAAATGAGTGTCTCCCTGAGTGTTAATAGACCTACAGTCGCTCCACCAGCTCTTCTGTGAGTTTGGCTTGCTGTCCGGCTTTAACTTGATGCTCCTCTTGGCCAAACGTTTCCGTCTTAGCGGAATGGCATCCTCTGATGTCGAAAACATTTCTCCGCCTCTGTTTTGTTTTAGCCGGTTA is part of the Drosophila yakuba strain Tai18E2 chromosome 2R, Prin_Dyak_Tai18E2_2.1, whole genome shotgun sequence genome and encodes:
- the LOC6530465 gene encoding KN motif and ankyrin repeat domain-containing protein 1 isoform X2 translates to MELAEGIWQFVAEIRSLVLRSQRAFIEENARPVASSANPAPSGMNRSVRSCNCCPYGYHIDLDFVRYCEALAHEKPSEEEQRRRDRRRSRKSMEFMLGFESLFGGDWQAESRVQGKLSETSHEIEPDSPHPLGGGGGGGAVNMSQSYTTTTPCYRPRSSSVPRFTYGSIQPRPESPFGTASSTCSSLRGGVESDAGIYHQRHRPAISPPETRAFLHEALDEVCSDFERTLERTSVKRRKTPYGAGSLSMDRNNNKLSLSLSNGHGAWKEHKSHRLGNSTWDRHFDVADSCIGGNQSPTGTPRPFLRSNTLPLRQRPSPAEVQYESYVQATVAANAKSPVEQLESAKSPGTPPPPPPRRHHLLATTPTGKPTFKEDRPQENGSTSTSSLQSPVISETGQTTADAQALFQIREQMALSLKRLKDLEEQVKAIPDMELELNALRSEKQKLLRRNEELMRSQRQTPSPPSPGLKTASPVQFTPQRISPVSLESLGARMRSSSNSASPSPSVVRRDVSTQAVVRPPATRDVSVGNQPTTRNVGVQPSETVYSKEELDKKVEQALTNAHKQQLRKLISVGTQMYVPQRDQKDSGVQTTPERPKLKYNVGVTAKPATRENFTSCKPDVRHVGSSDDRLDDVLCEKCAVSKRSVACGPETPAEKLKPAPQMPGRSNTFSLGENESVSVVRKTIGCQTPVTLVLSSGSQTTTAAVRSTGAQINPQQQHSGVQCATEQVSRQTDTKGLQRLTRSQTKAEQVSESVPRPSTRHTASNTDKVEEPEAAKVRTSHSACNTEEVRKRDVGCGDIVKPHISIACAANYCDSCKEAIQDLARGFSKTSPTATRTGGASRRSTSADSRIPRPKHLTSPSPVRKEFMRQNTYTLATPSPTPSPQVERKARLSSLQEKPPTVSSFQASEPLPESQSFIRQPQKDSLDLSLLGEDELIVREEKRVSISWSRDASPAPLMTSSGTTKSDSPEQEPVMSSSSDSSPPIDVQIAQGARKKSSTPLKSSQSEGSQVTVIEQPATKAQLHQLAQAESEPRKKTELSKSLKDALKIINDSLLKKLGAKPISSQSLKSAKTTIQDHWFNNSSTGKSDPHQVEDYLDYFESLSIPLLEYCVNLSDSNGNTAMHYAVSHGNFDVVSILLDSKVCDVNQMNNAGYTSVMLVSLAKLKQPAHRTVVERLFKMADVNIRAKKHCQTALMLAVSHGNGDMVNMLLDAGADINIQDEDGSTALMCAAEHGRVDVIKHLLSHPECDSLVTDVDGSTAFKIAWQAGHRDVGLLIYVHEQMLRSKLPNRGDATRSSLISPPRHKRQPSQ
- the LOC6530465 gene encoding KN motif and ankyrin repeat domain-containing protein 1 isoform X3; this translates as MLWVVFWLGVLWLWYGAKIPQETRPVASSANPAPSGMNRSVRSCNCCPYGYHIDLDFVRYCEALAHEKPSEEEQRRRDRRRSRKSMEFMLGFESLFGGDWQAESRVQGKLSETSHEIEPDSPHPLGGGGGGGAVNMSQSYTTTTPCYRPRSSSVPRFTYGSIQPRPESPFGTASSTCSSLRGGVESDAGIYHQRHRPAISPPETRAFLHEALDEVCSDFERTLERTSVKRRKTPYGAGSLSMDRNNNKLSLSLSNGHGAWKEHKSHRLGNSTWDRHFDVADSCIGGNQSPTGTPRPFLRSNTLPLRQRPSPAEVQYESYVQATVAANAKSPVEQLESAKSPGTPPPPPPRRHHLLATTPTGKPTFKEDRPQENGSTSTSSLQSPVISETGQTTADAQALFQIREQMALSLKRLKDLEEQVKAIPDMELELNALRSEKQKLLRRNEELMRSQRQTPSPPSPGLKTASPVQFTPQRISPVSLESLGARMRSSSNSASPSPSVVRRDVSTQAVVRPPATRDVSVGNQPTTRNVGVQPSETVYSKEELDKKVEQALTNAHKQQLRKLISVGTQMYVPQRDQKDSGVQTTPERPKLKYNVGVTAKPATRENFTSCKPDVRHVGSSDDRLDDVLCEKCAVSKRSVACGPETPAEKLKPAPQMPGRSNTFSLGENESVSVVRKTIGCQTPVTLVLSSGSQTTTAAVRSTGAQINPQQQHSGVQCATEQVSRQTDTKGLQRLTRSQTKAEQVSESVPRPSTRHTASNTDKVEEPEAAKVRTSHSACNTEEVRKRDVGCGDIVKPHISIACAANYCDSCKEAIQDLARGFSKTSPTATRTGGASRRSTSADSRIPRPKHLTSPSPVRKEFMRQNTYTLATPSPTPSPQVERKARLSSLQEKPPTVSSFQASEPLPESQSFIRQPQKDSLDLSLLGEDELIVREEKRVSISWSRDASPAPLMTSSGTTKSDSPEQEPVMSSSSDSSPPIDVQIAQGARKKSSTPLKSSQSEGSQVTVIEQPATKAQLHQLAQAESEPRKKTELSKSLKDALKIINDSLLKKLGAKPISSQSLKSAKTTIQDHWFNNSSTGKSDPHQVEDYLDYFESLSIPLLEYCVNLSDSNGNTAMHYAVSHGNFDVVSILLDSKVCDVNQMNNAGYTSVMLVSLAKLKQPAHRTVVERLFKMADVNIRAKKHCQTALMLAVSHGNGDMVNMLLDAGADINIQDEDGSTALMCAAEHGRVDVIKHLLSHPECDSLVTDVDGSTAFKIAWQAGHRDVGLLIYVHEQMLRSKLPNRGDATRSSLISPPRHKRQPSQ
- the LOC6530465 gene encoding KN motif and ankyrin repeat domain-containing protein 1 isoform X1 is translated as MSVRPKNAGDMILHNSVIGGYDESKFAEKITHLTPTEQEAVKRFWRSLVLRSQRAFIEENARPVASSANPAPSGMNRSVRSCNCCPYGYHIDLDFVRYCEALAHEKPSEEEQRRRDRRRSRKSMEFMLGFESLFGGDWQAESRVQGKLSETSHEIEPDSPHPLGGGGGGGAVNMSQSYTTTTPCYRPRSSSVPRFTYGSIQPRPESPFGTASSTCSSLRGGVESDAGIYHQRHRPAISPPETRAFLHEALDEVCSDFERTLERTSVKRRKTPYGAGSLSMDRNNNKLSLSLSNGHGAWKEHKSHRLGNSTWDRHFDVADSCIGGNQSPTGTPRPFLRSNTLPLRQRPSPAEVQYESYVQATVAANAKSPVEQLESAKSPGTPPPPPPRRHHLLATTPTGKPTFKEDRPQENGSTSTSSLQSPVISETGQTTADAQALFQIREQMALSLKRLKDLEEQVKAIPDMELELNALRSEKQKLLRRNEELMRSQRQTPSPPSPGLKTASPVQFTPQRISPVSLESLGARMRSSSNSASPSPSVVRRDVSTQAVVRPPATRDVSVGNQPTTRNVGVQPSETVYSKEELDKKVEQALTNAHKQQLRKLISVGTQMYVPQRDQKDSGVQTTPERPKLKYNVGVTAKPATRENFTSCKPDVRHVGSSDDRLDDVLCEKCAVSKRSVACGPETPAEKLKPAPQMPGRSNTFSLGENESVSVVRKTIGCQTPVTLVLSSGSQTTTAAVRSTGAQINPQQQHSGVQCATEQVSRQTDTKGLQRLTRSQTKAEQVSESVPRPSTRHTASNTDKVEEPEAAKVRTSHSACNTEEVRKRDVGCGDIVKPHISIACAANYCDSCKEAIQDLARGFSKTSPTATRTGGASRRSTSADSRIPRPKHLTSPSPVRKEFMRQNTYTLATPSPTPSPQVERKARLSSLQEKPPTVSSFQASEPLPESQSFIRQPQKDSLDLSLLGEDELIVREEKRVSISWSRDASPAPLMTSSGTTKSDSPEQEPVMSSSSDSSPPIDVQIAQGARKKSSTPLKSSQSEGSQVTVIEQPATKAQLHQLAQAESEPRKKTELSKSLKDALKIINDSLLKKLGAKPISSQSLKSAKTTIQDHWFNNSSTGKSDPHQVEDYLDYFESLSIPLLEYCVNLSDSNGNTAMHYAVSHGNFDVVSILLDSKVCDVNQMNNAGYTSVMLVSLAKLKQPAHRTVVERLFKMADVNIRAKKHCQTALMLAVSHGNGDMVNMLLDAGADINIQDEDGSTALMCAAEHGRVDVIKHLLSHPECDSLVTDVDGSTAFKIAWQAGHRDVGLLIYVHEQMLRSKLPNRGDATRSSLISPPRHKRQPSQ
- the LOC6530465 gene encoding KN motif and ankyrin repeat domain-containing protein 1 isoform X9, yielding MVLPMFSSLSSFTCYPLLVSGCSALLVTSLQEKPPTVSSFQASEPLPESQSFIRQPQKDSLDLSLLGEDELIVREEKRVSISWSRDASPAPLMTSSGTTKSDSPEQEPVMSSSSDSSPPIDVQIAQGARKKSSTPLKSSQSEGSQVTVIEQPATKAQLHQLAQAESEPRKKTELSKSLKDALKIINDSLLKKLGAKPISSQSLKSAKTTIQDHWFNNSSTGKSDPHQVEDYLDYFESLSIPLLEYCVNLSDSNGNTAMHYAVSHGNFDVVSILLDSKVCDVNQMNNAGYTSVMLVSLAKLKQPAHRTVVERLFKMADVNIRAKKHCQTALMLAVSHGNGDMVNMLLDAGADINIQDEDGSTALMCAAEHGRVDVIKHLLSHPECDSLVTDVDGSTAFKIAWQAGHRDVGLLIYVHEQMLRSKLPNRGDATRSSLISPPRHKRQPSQ